A genomic window from Litoreibacter janthinus includes:
- the dnaE gene encoding DNA polymerase III subunit alpha — protein MSSSPRFIHLRTHSEYSLLEGALRLKKLPDLCASVGMPAVALTDTNNMFAALEFSEYASGAGIQPIIGCQVDLSYDQAAQGERPRDPAPIVLLAQTERGYENLMKLNSCLYIDAGGALPQVSVEQLDLHNEGLICLTGGPDGPIGRFLRAGQAPKAEALMRDLARIYPDRLYVELQRHPVDGGLIEAEQKSERGHIEMAYAMGLPLVATNDAYFPKPDMYEAHDALICISEGAYVDQQEGRRRLTPQHYFKSPQEMATLFADLPEALENTVEIAQRCAFKVYKRDPILPKFADDEVVELRRQAQEGLKARLAVIPHAASVEEYEARLEFELGIIEGMGFPGYFLIVADFIKWAKDHDIPVGPGRGSGAGSLVAYALTVTDLDPLRYSLLFERFLNPERVSMPDFDIDFCMDRREEVIRYVQEKYGRDKVGQIITFGALLSKAAVRDVGRVLQMPYGQVDRLSKMIPVEGVKPVSIEKALADEPKLREEAKNEEVVARLLNYGQQVEGLLRNASTHAAGVVIGDRPLDQLVPLYQDPRSDMPATQFNMKWVEQAGLVKFDFLGLKTLTVIQNAVDLIKGTGRPLHIDAEGNTLFEPPEGAENDIGTIPLDDKKSYDLYSAAKTVAVFQVESSGMMDALRRMKPTCIEDIVALVALYRPGPMENIPTYCEVKNGTKELESVHPSIDHILAETQGIIVYQEQVMQIAQVMAGYSLGGADLLRRAMGKKIKEAMDAERPKFEKGAKENGVDAKKAREVFDLLEKFANYGFNKSHAAAYAVVSYQTAWLKANHPVEFMAGVMNCDLHLTDKLAVYFDEMTKRMDIEVIPPCVNRSEATFTVRDGKAVYALGALKNVGVEAMKLVTEGRDATPFATLFDFARRVDLKRVGKRPLEMLARSGAFDQLDPNRHRVFASLDGLVNYSAAIHEQRNSSQVSLFGEAGDDLPEPRLSPVDDWMPAERLMEEFKAIGFYLSGHPLDDYMLSLKRKGVMTLTEIENRAQGGPFVAQLAANIAGRQDRKSARGNRFAFVQGSDPSGQFEVTVFSDTLEKSGEHMVTGANVVLTVEATLEAEQLKLLCRGAQPVDGAVADAGSLGLKIFVEDDSAIAAIASVLERSGQDPKIRARGPVSLCLMSPDLPGEVEVALGDRFAVNPQVKGAIKSLSGVVMVEEV, from the coding sequence ATGAGCAGCTCCCCACGATTCATCCATCTTCGCACCCATTCCGAGTATTCACTGCTGGAAGGGGCATTGCGGTTGAAGAAGCTGCCAGACCTATGCGCCTCGGTCGGTATGCCAGCGGTCGCTCTGACGGACACGAACAATATGTTCGCGGCGCTAGAGTTCTCCGAATACGCGTCCGGTGCGGGCATCCAGCCCATCATCGGCTGTCAGGTCGATCTGTCTTACGACCAAGCTGCCCAAGGCGAACGCCCACGCGATCCAGCGCCGATTGTTCTGCTGGCCCAGACCGAGCGTGGGTATGAGAACCTGATGAAGCTCAACTCTTGCCTCTACATTGATGCGGGGGGGGCATTGCCGCAGGTGTCGGTCGAGCAGTTGGATCTCCACAATGAAGGCCTGATCTGCCTGACCGGCGGGCCGGACGGCCCGATCGGGCGGTTTTTGCGGGCGGGACAAGCCCCGAAGGCTGAAGCGTTGATGCGCGATCTGGCGCGGATTTATCCTGATCGGCTTTATGTGGAATTGCAGCGCCACCCCGTCGATGGTGGCCTTATCGAAGCGGAGCAAAAATCCGAACGAGGCCATATCGAGATGGCCTACGCGATGGGCCTGCCTCTTGTTGCCACCAATGACGCCTATTTCCCGAAGCCTGACATGTACGAAGCGCATGACGCGTTGATCTGTATTTCCGAAGGTGCATATGTGGACCAGCAGGAAGGCCGCCGGCGCCTGACGCCGCAGCACTATTTCAAGTCCCCGCAAGAGATGGCGACGCTGTTTGCCGACCTGCCGGAGGCGCTGGAAAACACCGTCGAGATAGCGCAGCGTTGCGCGTTTAAAGTTTACAAGCGCGACCCGATCCTGCCGAAGTTCGCTGATGACGAGGTGGTGGAACTGCGCCGACAGGCCCAAGAGGGGCTGAAGGCGCGGCTGGCGGTGATCCCACACGCGGCATCGGTCGAGGAATACGAGGCGCGGCTGGAATTCGAGCTGGGCATCATCGAAGGAATGGGCTTTCCGGGCTACTTCCTGATCGTTGCCGACTTTATCAAATGGGCCAAAGATCACGACATCCCCGTCGGACCCGGCCGGGGTTCCGGTGCAGGCTCGCTTGTGGCCTATGCGCTGACGGTCACAGACCTCGATCCCTTACGCTACTCTTTGCTGTTCGAGCGGTTCTTGAACCCCGAACGGGTATCCATGCCCGACTTCGATATCGACTTCTGTATGGATCGCCGCGAGGAGGTGATCCGCTACGTTCAGGAAAAATATGGCCGCGACAAGGTGGGACAGATCATTACCTTCGGTGCGCTTTTGTCGAAGGCCGCGGTGCGAGATGTCGGGCGCGTTTTGCAGATGCCTTACGGGCAGGTGGATCGCCTTTCGAAAATGATTCCCGTCGAAGGCGTGAAGCCAGTCTCCATCGAGAAGGCTTTGGCGGACGAGCCCAAGCTTCGTGAAGAAGCGAAGAACGAAGAGGTTGTTGCCCGCCTGCTGAATTACGGCCAGCAAGTTGAAGGTTTGCTGCGGAACGCCTCGACCCACGCCGCTGGCGTGGTGATTGGCGATCGCCCGTTGGACCAGTTGGTCCCGCTTTACCAAGATCCACGCTCCGACATGCCCGCAACTCAGTTCAATATGAAGTGGGTGGAGCAGGCCGGTCTTGTGAAGTTCGACTTTCTGGGCCTCAAAACACTGACTGTCATTCAAAACGCAGTGGACTTGATCAAGGGAACTGGACGGCCTTTGCATATCGATGCGGAAGGCAACACATTGTTCGAACCGCCTGAAGGCGCAGAAAACGATATCGGGACAATCCCGCTGGACGATAAGAAGTCCTATGACCTCTACTCCGCCGCTAAAACGGTCGCTGTGTTTCAGGTGGAAAGCTCGGGCATGATGGATGCGCTGCGGCGCATGAAGCCGACCTGCATCGAAGACATCGTGGCGCTTGTGGCCCTGTATCGTCCCGGCCCGATGGAAAACATTCCGACCTATTGCGAGGTGAAGAATGGCACCAAAGAACTGGAATCGGTTCACCCCTCGATTGACCATATTCTAGCCGAGACCCAAGGCATCATCGTTTATCAAGAACAGGTTATGCAGATCGCGCAGGTCATGGCAGGCTACTCGCTAGGCGGTGCTGACTTGCTGCGTCGTGCGATGGGTAAGAAAATCAAGGAAGCGATGGATGCGGAGCGGCCCAAATTCGAGAAAGGCGCCAAGGAGAACGGTGTTGACGCGAAGAAGGCCCGTGAGGTTTTCGACCTGTTGGAGAAATTCGCCAATTACGGCTTCAACAAGTCCCACGCCGCCGCTTATGCGGTGGTCAGCTATCAAACCGCATGGCTGAAGGCGAACCATCCGGTGGAGTTCATGGCAGGCGTCATGAATTGCGATTTGCACCTGACGGACAAGCTGGCCGTCTATTTCGACGAAATGACCAAGCGCATGGACATCGAGGTTATCCCGCCTTGCGTGAACCGTTCGGAGGCGACGTTTACCGTGCGAGACGGCAAAGCCGTATACGCTTTGGGCGCCTTAAAGAACGTGGGCGTCGAGGCGATGAAGCTGGTCACCGAAGGCCGCGACGCCACTCCTTTCGCCACGCTTTTCGACTTCGCTCGCCGCGTAGATTTGAAACGTGTCGGCAAGCGGCCATTGGAGATGCTGGCGCGGTCCGGCGCATTCGATCAACTTGACCCAAATCGCCACCGGGTCTTCGCGTCGCTAGATGGGCTGGTGAACTACTCAGCCGCCATTCATGAACAGCGCAACTCCAGCCAGGTTTCCCTGTTTGGCGAAGCTGGCGACGACTTGCCGGAGCCGCGCCTTTCGCCTGTCGATGATTGGATGCCAGCCGAGCGGTTGATGGAAGAGTTCAAGGCAATCGGGTTCTACCTGTCCGGCCACCCTCTTGATGACTACATGCTATCGCTAAAGCGCAAAGGCGTGATGACCCTTACCGAGATCGAGAACCGTGCTCAAGGCGGGCCGTTTGTGGCCCAACTGGCGGCAAATATTGCGGGGCGTCAGGACCGTAAGTCAGCGCGGGGCAACCGCTTTGCGTTCGTGCAAGGGTCTGATCCGTCGGGCCAGTTCGAGGTCACTGTGTTCTCTGACACGTTGGAAAAATCGGGCGAGCATATGGTAACAGGAGCTAATGTCGTGCTCACCGTCGAAGCGACTCTGGAAGCGGAGCAGTTGAAGCTTCTGTGCCGCGGGGCACAACCGGTGGATGGCGCTGTGGCTGATGCAGGATCGCTTGGATTGAAAATCTTCGTAGAAGACGACAGCGCGATTGCCGCGATTGCATCCGTTCTGGAACGCTCTGGCCAAGACCCGAAGATCCGCGCGCGGGGTCCGGTTTCACTGTGCTTGATGTCACCCGATTTGCCGGGCGAGGTCGAGGTCGCGCTGGGAGATCGGTTCGCTGTGAACCCGCAGGTCAAAGGGGCGATCAAATCCCTGAGCGGCGTAGTAATGGTGGAAGAGGTCTAG
- a CDS encoding SlyX family protein: MTDTTQLEEKIAHLTRTVEDMSDIVARQETEIATLTRRVEMLMQRSAEAELDVGGTAVMADQRPPHW; this comes from the coding sequence ATGACTGACACGACCCAGCTGGAAGAGAAGATCGCCCACCTGACCCGCACGGTCGAGGACATGTCCGACATCGTGGCGCGTCAGGAAACTGAGATTGCCACCCTGACCCGACGCGTCGAGATGCTGATGCAGCGCTCCGCCGAGGCGGAATTGGACGTCGGCGGCACGGCTGTTATGGCGGACCAGCGTCCACCACATTGGTAG